From Sphingobium sp. RAC03, a single genomic window includes:
- the lepA gene encoding translation elongation factor 4, translated as MTELSHIRNFSIIAHIDHGKSTLADRLIQRTGGLTDREMSAQVLDNMDIEKERGITIKAQTVRLDYVAKDGQTYELNLMDTPGHVDFAYEVSRSLAACEGALLVVDAAQGVEAQTLANVYQSIEHDHEIVPVLNKIDLPAAEPEKVRKEIEDVIGLDASEAVLASAKSGIGIDEILEAIVKKIPPPKGDRNAPLEAMLVDSWYDPYLGVVILVRVVNGVIKKGQAIKFMIGGTEHLIDRVGCMRPKIEQLPELAAGEIGFITAQIKEIAQTRVGDTITTVKNGATKPLPGFKEVQPVVFCGLFPVDANDFDKLRDSISKLRLNDASFSFEMESSAALGFGFRCGFLGLLHLEIIQERLTREYDLDLITTAPSVVYKIQLTYGAGEIELHNPADMPDPTKIDEIEEPWIEAIIYCPDEYLGSILKLCQDRRGIQKNLTYVGGRAQVTYELPLNEVVFDFYDRLKSISRGYASFDYHQIGYRTGDLVKMSIMVNAEPVDALSMIVHRGTAESRGRGMCERLKDLIPRHLFKIPIQAAIGGKVIARETIAAMRKDVTAKCYGGDISRKKKLLDKQKEGKKRMREYGSVQIPQEAFIAALRMGDEN; from the coding sequence ATGACCGAGCTTTCGCATATCCGTAACTTTTCCATCATCGCCCATATCGACCATGGCAAGTCGACCCTGGCCGACCGTCTCATCCAACGCACCGGCGGCCTGACCGACCGTGAGATGAGTGCGCAAGTCCTTGATAATATGGATATCGAAAAGGAGCGCGGCATCACGATCAAGGCGCAGACGGTGCGCCTGGATTATGTTGCCAAGGATGGCCAGACCTATGAGCTGAACCTGATGGACACGCCGGGGCATGTCGATTTCGCCTATGAGGTGTCGCGTTCGCTTGCCGCATGTGAAGGGGCGCTGCTGGTCGTGGACGCTGCGCAGGGCGTGGAAGCGCAGACGCTGGCCAATGTCTATCAGTCGATCGAGCATGATCATGAGATCGTGCCGGTCCTCAACAAGATCGACCTGCCCGCCGCCGAACCCGAAAAGGTGCGCAAGGAAATCGAGGACGTCATCGGCCTCGACGCCTCCGAAGCCGTGCTGGCGAGCGCTAAATCCGGCATCGGCATCGACGAAATCCTCGAAGCCATCGTCAAGAAAATCCCGCCGCCCAAGGGTGACCGCAACGCCCCGCTCGAAGCGATGCTGGTCGATAGCTGGTACGACCCCTATCTCGGCGTCGTCATCCTGGTCCGCGTCGTCAATGGCGTGATCAAGAAGGGCCAGGCGATCAAGTTCATGATCGGCGGCACCGAACATCTGATCGACCGGGTGGGCTGCATGCGCCCCAAGATCGAGCAACTGCCCGAACTGGCGGCGGGCGAGATTGGCTTCATCACCGCGCAGATCAAGGAAATCGCGCAGACCCGCGTCGGCGACACCATCACCACGGTCAAGAATGGCGCGACCAAGCCGCTGCCGGGCTTCAAGGAAGTCCAGCCGGTGGTGTTCTGCGGCCTGTTCCCTGTGGACGCCAACGACTTCGACAAGCTGCGCGACTCGATCAGCAAGCTGCGCCTGAACGACGCCAGCTTCTCCTTCGAAATGGAAAGCAGCGCGGCGCTCGGCTTCGGCTTCCGCTGCGGTTTCCTGGGGCTGCTCCATCTGGAGATCATCCAGGAGCGGCTGACGCGCGAATATGATCTCGACCTCATCACCACCGCGCCGTCGGTGGTGTATAAAATCCAGCTGACCTATGGCGCGGGCGAGATCGAGCTGCACAATCCCGCCGACATGCCCGACCCGACCAAGATCGACGAGATCGAGGAGCCGTGGATCGAGGCGATCATCTATTGCCCCGACGAATATCTCGGCTCGATCCTGAAACTCTGCCAGGACCGGCGTGGCATTCAGAAGAACCTGACCTATGTCGGCGGCCGCGCGCAGGTGACCTATGAACTGCCACTCAACGAAGTGGTGTTCGACTTCTACGATCGCCTGAAATCGATCAGCCGTGGCTATGCCAGCTTCGACTATCATCAGATCGGCTATCGGACAGGTGATCTGGTCAAGATGAGCATCATGGTCAATGCCGAACCCGTCGATGCGCTCAGCATGATCGTCCATCGCGGCACCGCCGAATCGCGCGGACGCGGCATGTGCGAACGGCTCAAGGATCTGATCCCCCGCCATTTGTTCAAGATCCCGATCCAGGCGGCGATCGGCGGCAAGGTGATTGCGCGCGAGACCATCGCGGCGATGCGCAAGGACGTCACCGCCAAATGCTATGGCGGCGACATCAGCCGCAAGAAGAAGCTGCTCGACAAGCAGAAGGAAGGCAAGAAGCGGATGCGCGAATATGGCAGCGTCCAGATTCCGCAGGAAGCCTTCATCGCCGCGCTGCGTATGGGGGATGAGAATTGA
- a CDS encoding CsgG/HfaB family protein, whose amino-acid sequence MRLLKMLTAATACLALVVPQAMAKDKGSSGRQAQTKKQMEIPRCTKRIGTAAIVEPDNQWWRELSLGSPEAIIKLFVQQSGCFGLVNRGRSMASRNLERAMADSGELQAGSNLGRGQVKAADYFIQPDIVTTNKNSGGNALGGMLGGMLGGRIGGALLGGISVKKSEANVMLSVVNARTTEEEVMAEGYFRKSDLSFGGGGGLGWMGGLAAVGGGGYQNTDIGQVIVLAYLDAYTKMVTQMGGLPENAAAAAPVAQ is encoded by the coding sequence ATGCGTCTATTGAAAATGCTGACCGCGGCGACGGCCTGCCTTGCCCTGGTCGTCCCGCAAGCCATGGCCAAGGACAAGGGGTCGTCCGGCCGCCAGGCCCAAACCAAGAAACAGATGGAAATTCCCCGCTGCACCAAGCGCATCGGCACGGCGGCGATCGTCGAGCCGGACAATCAGTGGTGGCGGGAATTGAGCCTGGGCAGCCCCGAAGCGATCATCAAATTGTTCGTGCAGCAATCGGGCTGTTTCGGCCTGGTCAATCGCGGCCGGTCGATGGCCAGCCGCAATCTGGAACGCGCCATGGCGGATTCCGGCGAGTTGCAGGCTGGGTCGAACCTGGGCCGGGGGCAGGTGAAGGCGGCGGATTATTTCATCCAGCCCGACATCGTTACCACCAACAAAAATAGCGGCGGCAACGCGCTGGGCGGCATGTTGGGCGGGATGCTGGGCGGCCGCATCGGCGGGGCCCTGCTGGGCGGCATTTCGGTCAAGAAGAGCGAGGCCAATGTCATGCTCTCCGTCGTCAACGCGCGCACGACAGAAGAAGAAGTGATGGCAGAGGGCTATTTCCGCAAGTCGGACCTGAGCTTCGGCGGCGGTGGCGGCCTGGGCTGGATGGGCGGCCTGGCGGCGGTCGGCGGTGGCGGTTATCAAAATACCGACATCGGCCAGGTCATCGTGCTCGCCTATCTGGACGCCTATACCAAGATGGTGACGCAGATGGGCGGCCTGCCGGAAAATGCCGCGGCCGCCGCGCCCGTCGCGCAGTAA
- a CDS encoding acyltransferase family protein, translating into MTGSSPKRARLTELDALRGIGALCVLIFHYSTRFHELFPQASHVPFSFPGGNYRVLLFFTISGFAIFFTLDRIGSVADFVVNRFARLYPAYLVAMLVTLSIEYLAHATQLLIGPGAILANFTMLQGFAFLPEVDGAYWTLTVEIAFYACMIGLWKFAGLKHLEPLLLLWLGVRWLYALWPDMPERIIMLLVLRYLPFFVIGMLSYRVWAGRRSWRQQAPYAALALASVATMETWDVTIVACILLASFAALIAGRLHILRIRPLIWLGGISYSFYLIHQHVGFVVMLELAKAGYSPWIGFFAAFAVALTLGTLINRVVERPAGEAILAWWKRRRALQPAAVQPA; encoded by the coding sequence GTGACTGGATCATCCCCCAAACGCGCACGGTTAACGGAACTGGATGCGCTGCGTGGCATAGGCGCGCTGTGCGTGCTGATCTTCCATTATTCCACGCGCTTCCACGAACTCTTCCCCCAGGCATCGCATGTGCCGTTCAGTTTCCCCGGCGGCAATTATCGGGTGCTGCTGTTCTTCACTATTTCGGGCTTTGCGATCTTCTTCACGCTCGATCGGATCGGGTCGGTCGCCGACTTCGTGGTCAATCGCTTCGCCCGGCTCTATCCCGCCTATCTGGTGGCGATGCTGGTGACGCTGTCGATCGAATATCTCGCCCATGCGACGCAGCTTCTGATCGGACCCGGCGCGATCCTCGCCAATTTCACCATGTTGCAGGGCTTTGCCTTCCTGCCCGAAGTGGATGGCGCCTATTGGACGTTGACGGTGGAGATCGCCTTCTACGCCTGCATGATCGGCCTGTGGAAATTCGCGGGTTTGAAGCATCTGGAGCCGCTGCTCCTGCTATGGCTGGGCGTCCGCTGGCTCTACGCCTTATGGCCCGACATGCCGGAGCGGATCATCATGCTACTGGTGCTGCGCTATCTGCCCTTCTTCGTCATCGGCATGCTGTCCTACCGTGTCTGGGCGGGACGGCGCAGTTGGCGGCAGCAGGCACCCTATGCTGCGCTAGCGCTGGCGTCGGTCGCGACGATGGAGACATGGGACGTGACCATCGTCGCCTGCATCCTGCTGGCGTCCTTTGCGGCGCTGATCGCGGGGCGGCTGCATATATTGCGCATCCGCCCGCTCATCTGGCTCGGCGGGATCAGCTATTCCTTCTACCTCATCCACCAGCATGTCGGTTTCGTCGTCATGCTGGAACTGGCCAAGGCAGGCTATAGCCCCTGGATCGGCTTCTTCGCCGCCTTCGCGGTCGCATTGACACTCGGCACGCTGATCAACCGCGTGGTGGAGCGACCAGCCGGAGAAGCGATATTGGCCTGGTGGAAGCGGCGGCGTGCGCTCCAGCCAGCCGCCGTGCAACCGGCATGA
- a CDS encoding adenylate kinase, translating to MNIILLGPPGAGKGTQASRLVEDRGMVQLSTGDMLRAAVKAGTPVGLQAKALMEAGALVPDDVVSGIIGEALDALAADTGVIFDGYPRTEAQAHSLDVLLDGRGRSLDHVIELDVNEDALVERITGRFTCANCGAGYHDVFKLPKVEGECDKCQSHEFKRRPDDNEETVRTRMAEYRAKTAPILPIYEARAIVSRVDGMADMDDVTSAIAAILDGDAA from the coding sequence ATGAACATCATTCTGCTTGGCCCTCCGGGAGCTGGCAAGGGGACGCAGGCCAGTCGCCTGGTCGAGGACCGCGGTATGGTGCAACTGTCCACCGGCGACATGCTGCGCGCGGCCGTCAAGGCGGGCACGCCCGTCGGGCTGCAGGCCAAGGCGCTGATGGAAGCGGGTGCGCTCGTGCCCGACGATGTCGTATCCGGCATCATCGGCGAAGCACTGGATGCGCTTGCCGCTGATACCGGCGTTATTTTCGACGGCTATCCGCGCACTGAGGCGCAGGCCCATTCGCTCGATGTCCTGCTCGATGGACGCGGTCGCTCACTCGATCATGTGATCGAACTCGACGTCAATGAGGATGCGCTGGTCGAACGGATCACCGGTCGCTTCACCTGTGCCAATTGCGGCGCTGGCTATCATGATGTCTTCAAGCTGCCCAAGGTCGAGGGCGAATGCGACAAGTGCCAGAGCCACGAGTTCAAGCGCCGTCCCGACGACAATGAGGAAACGGTGCGCACCCGCATGGCCGAATATCGCGCGAAGACCGCACCCATCCTGCCCATCTATGAAGCGCGCGCGATCGTGTCGCGCGTCGACGGCATGGCCGACATGGATGATGTGACCAGCGCCATCGCGGCGATTCTGGACGGCGACGCCGCCTGA
- the secY gene encoding preprotein translocase subunit SecY, which translates to MASRADQLASNLSLAKFSKATDLKKRLWFTLGALIVFRFLSFVPMPGIDPTALAGAVQNTRGGVLDIFNTFSGGALERASLIALGIMPYITASIVVQLASSLSPKLAAIKKEGESGRKRLNQYTRYGTVFLAAVQGYFAAVGYETQGAAVVDPGMVFRVSAVVSLIGGTMFLMWLGEQITSRGIGNGVSLIIMAGIVAQLPVTLSNLFKSGSEGTISGLLIFLVMVMAIGLILLICFMERAQRRVLIQYPKRQTRQGLMQADRSHLPLKVNTAGVIPPIFASSLLLMPLTISQFAGQTVAGESRWGDFVLTLNQYLSHGSPVYMGLYGLGIVFFCFFYTAVVFNPEETADNLKRNGGFIPGIRPGKNTEHYLDYVLTRITVIGAAYLAFICLVPEFAIARAGIPFYLGGTSLLIVVNVTVDTVTQIQSHLLAHQYGDLIKKAKLKGRLR; encoded by the coding sequence ATGGCATCGAGAGCCGACCAGCTCGCATCCAATCTGAGCCTCGCGAAATTCAGCAAGGCCACCGACCTCAAGAAGCGCTTGTGGTTTACGCTCGGCGCATTGATCGTGTTCCGATTCCTCAGCTTCGTGCCGATGCCCGGCATCGATCCGACGGCTTTGGCCGGCGCGGTGCAGAATACGCGCGGCGGCGTTCTCGACATCTTCAACACCTTTTCGGGCGGTGCGCTGGAGCGTGCGAGCCTGATTGCGCTCGGCATCATGCCCTACATCACCGCGTCGATCGTGGTGCAGTTGGCCTCCTCGCTCTCGCCAAAGCTGGCGGCGATCAAGAAGGAAGGCGAAAGCGGCCGCAAGCGGCTCAACCAATATACCCGCTACGGCACGGTGTTCCTGGCTGCGGTACAGGGTTATTTCGCGGCGGTCGGCTATGAGACGCAGGGCGCGGCCGTGGTCGATCCCGGCATGGTGTTCCGTGTGTCGGCGGTCGTGTCGCTGATCGGCGGCACCATGTTCCTGATGTGGCTCGGCGAACAGATCACCTCGCGCGGCATCGGCAATGGCGTGTCGCTCATCATCATGGCGGGCATCGTTGCGCAGTTGCCGGTGACGTTGAGCAACCTGTTCAAGTCCGGCAGCGAAGGCACGATCTCTGGCCTGCTCATCTTCCTCGTGATGGTCATGGCGATCGGCCTCATCCTGCTGATCTGCTTCATGGAGCGGGCGCAGCGCCGGGTGCTGATCCAATATCCCAAGCGTCAGACCCGTCAGGGATTGATGCAGGCGGACCGCAGCCATCTGCCGCTCAAGGTCAACACCGCAGGCGTCATTCCGCCGATCTTCGCCTCGTCGCTGCTGCTGATGCCGCTGACCATCTCGCAGTTTGCGGGCCAGACGGTCGCAGGCGAAAGCCGGTGGGGCGATTTCGTCCTGACGCTCAACCAATATCTCTCGCACGGCAGCCCGGTCTATATGGGGCTTTATGGCCTGGGCATCGTCTTCTTCTGCTTCTTCTACACCGCTGTGGTGTTCAACCCGGAAGAGACGGCCGACAATCTCAAGCGCAATGGCGGCTTCATTCCCGGCATCCGTCCGGGCAAGAATACCGAACATTATCTGGATTATGTGCTGACGCGCATCACCGTGATCGGGGCCGCCTATCTGGCGTTCATCTGTCTGGTGCCGGAATTTGCCATCGCCAGGGCGGGAATTCCCTTCTACCTTGGTGGGACTAGCTTGTTGATCGTGGTCAATGTTACGGTCGATACCGTGACCCAGATTCAGAGCCACCTGCTCGCCCATCAATATGGCGATCTGATCAAGAAGGCGAAGCTCAAGGGCCGCCTGCGCTAA
- the rplO gene encoding 50S ribosomal protein L15, with translation MKLNDIRDNDGARKGRMRVGRGIGSGKGKTAGRGQKGAKARSGVAINGFEGGQMPLHMRIPKRGFNNIFASDFAIVNLGAVQKAIDAGKLDANATIDHAALKAAALARGGKDGVRLLAKGELTAKVSFLVSGASKGALEAVEKAGGKVEVIEVVAAADKAKAKKGTALAAAKAARKA, from the coding sequence ATGAAACTCAATGACATCCGTGATAATGATGGCGCCCGCAAGGGCCGTATGCGCGTTGGACGCGGCATCGGTTCGGGCAAGGGCAAGACCGCTGGCCGTGGCCAGAAGGGCGCCAAGGCGCGTTCGGGCGTTGCCATCAACGGCTTCGAAGGCGGCCAGATGCCGCTCCACATGCGCATCCCTAAGCGCGGTTTCAACAACATCTTCGCCAGCGATTTCGCGATCGTGAACCTGGGCGCGGTGCAGAAGGCGATCGACGCCGGCAAGCTGGACGCCAACGCGACCATCGACCATGCCGCGCTCAAGGCCGCTGCGCTTGCCCGTGGTGGCAAGGATGGCGTCCGTCTGCTCGCCAAGGGCGAACTGACCGCCAAGGTCAGCTTCTTGGTCTCCGGCGCGTCGAAGGGTGCGTTGGAAGCCGTTGAAAAGGCCGGTGGCAAGGTCGAAGTGATCGAAGTCGTCGCGGCCGCCGACAAGGCGAAGGCCAAGAAGGGCACGGCGCTGGCCGCTGCCAAGGCTGCCCGGAAGGCGTAA
- the rpmD gene encoding 50S ribosomal protein L30 translates to MATIKIKQIGSPIRRPADQKKILIGLGLGKMHRVVELEDTAEVRGAIKKLPHMVQVVEG, encoded by the coding sequence ATGGCAACAATCAAGATCAAGCAGATCGGTTCGCCGATCCGTCGCCCCGCCGACCAGAAGAAGATTCTGATCGGTCTGGGCCTTGGCAAGATGCATCGCGTGGTGGAACTGGAAGACACGGCGGAAGTCCGCGGTGCCATCAAGAAGCTGCCCCATATGGTGCAAGTGGTCGAGGGCTAA
- the rpsE gene encoding 30S ribosomal protein S5 — translation MADENTTGEGNQPAAVLAPEATPQEVTENRGPGRGRGNRGGGDRNRSDRGGGRGRRDDRRGGNRDEDQGEELIEKLVHINRVSKTVKGGKRFGFAALVVVGDGKGRAGFGHGKAREVPEAISKATAAAKKAMVRVPLKEGRTLHHDGLGHFGAGKVTLRSAPAGTGIIAGGPMRAVFESLGVADVVTKSNGTSNPYNMIRATFAALGEQTSPKSVAQRRGKKVADLLHRGGASVEVAQADAEAIVE, via the coding sequence ATGGCTGACGAAAACACCACCGGCGAAGGCAATCAGCCCGCAGCCGTCCTGGCTCCTGAAGCGACGCCTCAGGAAGTCACCGAAAATCGTGGTCCCGGCCGTGGTCGTGGCAATCGCGGCGGCGGCGACCGCAACCGCAGCGATCGCGGCGGTGGCCGTGGTCGTCGTGACGATCGTCGCGGCGGTAACCGTGACGAAGATCAGGGCGAAGAACTGATCGAGAAGCTGGTCCACATCAACCGCGTCAGCAAGACCGTCAAGGGCGGCAAGCGCTTCGGCTTTGCGGCGCTGGTCGTTGTCGGCGACGGCAAGGGCCGGGCCGGTTTCGGTCATGGCAAGGCGCGCGAAGTGCCTGAAGCCATCAGCAAGGCGACCGCCGCTGCCAAGAAGGCAATGGTTCGCGTTCCGCTGAAGGAAGGCCGCACGCTGCATCATGATGGCCTTGGCCATTTCGGTGCGGGCAAGGTGACGCTGCGTTCGGCCCCCGCCGGTACGGGTATCATCGCGGGTGGTCCGATGCGCGCCGTGTTCGAAAGCCTCGGCGTCGCAGACGTCGTGACCAAGTCGAACGGCACGTCGAACCCTTATAACATGATCCGGGCGACCTTCGCGGCGCTGGGCGAACAGACGAGCCCCAAGTCGGTGGCGCAGCGTCGCGGCAAGAAGGTCGCTGACCTTCTGCATCGCGGTGGAGCCTCGGTCGAGGTCGCGCAGGCTGACGCCGAAGCGATTGTGGAGTAA
- the rplR gene encoding 50S ribosomal protein L18, producing the protein MAKLSLFARRRRRVRTALKAVSGTRPRLSIHRSGRHIYAQIIDDAAGTTVAAASTLDKDVRGKTGATSQAAADVGKRVAAAATAAGVTRVVFDRGGFLFHGRVKALADAAREGGLEF; encoded by the coding sequence ATGGCAAAGCTTTCCCTCTTCGCGCGGCGTCGTCGCCGTGTTCGCACCGCTCTCAAGGCTGTTTCGGGCACCCGCCCGCGCCTGAGCATTCACCGTTCGGGTCGTCACATCTACGCCCAGATCATCGATGACGCTGCCGGTACGACCGTCGCTGCGGCATCGACCCTGGACAAGGACGTGCGCGGCAAGACCGGCGCTACCTCGCAAGCCGCTGCCGATGTCGGCAAGCGCGTCGCCGCTGCGGCGACCGCTGCCGGTGTCACCCGCGTCGTGTTCGACCGTGGTGGCTTCCTGTTCCATGGCCGCGTGAAAGCGCTGGCCGATGCCGCCCGTGAGGGCGGGCTGGAGTTCTGA
- the rplF gene encoding 50S ribosomal protein L6, with the protein MSRIGKKPVAIPNGVTATIEGGQLSVKGPKGTLAMPLRDEISYTLEGEGILVQPANKTKAARAFWGMQRTLIQNLVTGVTEGFTKKLLITGVGYRANSQGKNLKLQLGYSHDVDFAIPDGIEIKTPDNTTVEISGMDKQQVGQVAAEIRRWRKPEPYKGKGIKYAGEFIFRKEGKKK; encoded by the coding sequence ATGAGCCGCATCGGTAAAAAGCCGGTCGCGATCCCCAATGGGGTGACGGCGACCATCGAGGGCGGGCAGCTCTCGGTCAAGGGGCCCAAGGGCACCCTGGCCATGCCGCTGCGCGACGAGATCAGCTACACGCTGGAAGGCGAAGGCATTCTCGTTCAGCCGGCCAACAAGACCAAGGCCGCACGGGCATTCTGGGGCATGCAGCGCACGCTGATCCAGAACCTGGTCACCGGCGTGACGGAAGGCTTCACCAAGAAGCTGCTCATCACCGGCGTTGGCTACCGCGCGAACTCGCAGGGCAAGAACCTGAAGCTGCAGCTTGGCTACAGCCATGACGTCGATTTTGCGATCCCCGACGGGATCGAGATCAAGACCCCGGATAACACCACGGTCGAGATCAGCGGCATGGACAAGCAGCAGGTCGGCCAGGTTGCCGCCGAAATCCGTCGCTGGCGCAAGCCTGAGCCTTATAAGGGCAAGGGCATCAAATATGCCGGCGAGTTCATCTTCCGCAAGGAAGGGAAGAAGAAGTAA
- the rpsH gene encoding 30S ribosomal protein S8 → MALTDPLGDMLTRIRNGQQAKKDSVMSPASKLRARVLDVLQREGYIRGYSEEDLGKHPGLRIELKYFEGQPAIKHVARVSKPGRRVYSGSKELPVIRNGLGITIVSTPKGVLSDAEARDQNVGGEVLAEVF, encoded by the coding sequence ATGGCATTGACCGATCCCCTGGGTGATATGCTCACCCGCATCCGCAACGGGCAGCAGGCGAAGAAGGACAGCGTTATGTCCCCAGCGTCCAAGCTGCGCGCCCGTGTCCTCGACGTGCTCCAGCGCGAAGGTTATATTCGCGGCTATTCCGAGGAAGATCTCGGCAAGCACCCTGGCCTGCGCATCGAGCTGAAATATTTCGAAGGGCAGCCTGCTATCAAGCATGTCGCCCGCGTGTCCAAGCCTGGCCGCCGCGTCTATTCGGGTTCGAAGGAACTGCCGGTGATCCGCAACGGTCTTGGTATCACGATCGTCTCGACGCCTAAGGGTGTTCTGTCCGACGCGGAAGCGCGCGACCAGAATGTCGGCGGCGAAGTGCTGGCGGAGGTGTTCTAA
- the rpsN gene encoding 30S ribosomal protein S14, with translation MAKLSSINKNERRKKLVKKYAGRYAKLKAIANDNAADDSDRLIARLKMAEIPRNGNPTRVRNRCELTGRPRAYYRKFRLCRIQLRDLANKGLIPGVTKSSW, from the coding sequence ATGGCGAAACTGAGTTCGATCAACAAGAATGAGCGTCGCAAGAAGCTGGTTAAGAAATATGCCGGCCGTTATGCAAAGCTCAAGGCGATCGCGAATGACAACGCGGCCGATGACAGCGATCGTCTGATCGCTCGTCTGAAGATGGCGGAAATTCCCCGCAACGGCAACCCGACTCGCGTGCGTAACCGCTGCGAACTGACGGGGCGCCCGCGCGCTTATTACCGCAAATTCCGGCTCTGCCGTATTCAGCTGCGCGATCTGGCCAATAAGGGCCTGATCCCCGGCGTCACCAAGTCGAGCTGGTAA
- the rplE gene encoding 50S ribosomal protein L5, protein MADKYIPRSKALYDAEIAKAMTEKFGYKNVMEVPKIDKITLNMGVGEATQDKKKVTQAAEEMELIAGQKPVITKAKKSIAQFKLREGMPIGAKVTLRRERMYEFLDRMINVALPRVRDFRGLNPKSFDGRGNYAFGIKEQIIFPEISYDRVDKVRGMDIIVTTTAKTDDEARELLRLFGFPFPLEEKQAA, encoded by the coding sequence ATGGCCGATAAGTACATCCCGCGCTCCAAAGCGCTGTATGACGCCGAGATCGCCAAGGCGATGACCGAGAAATTCGGTTACAAGAACGTCATGGAAGTCCCCAAGATCGACAAGATCACGCTCAACATGGGCGTGGGCGAAGCGACCCAGGACAAGAAGAAGGTCACGCAGGCCGCCGAGGAAATGGAACTGATCGCTGGCCAGAAGCCGGTTATCACCAAGGCGAAGAAGTCGATCGCGCAGTTCAAGCTGCGTGAAGGCATGCCCATCGGTGCCAAGGTCACGCTGCGCCGCGAGCGCATGTATGAATTCCTGGACCGCATGATCAACGTGGCCCTGCCCCGCGTCCGCGATTTTCGTGGTCTCAATCCGAAGAGCTTCGATGGCCGTGGCAATTATGCCTTCGGTATCAAGGAGCAGATCATCTTCCCAGAGATCAGCTATGACCGTGTCGACAAGGTGCGCGGCATGGACATCATTGTGACCACCACGGCGAAGACGGACGATGAAGCGCGCGAATTGCTGCGCCTCTTCGGCTTCCCCTTCCCGCTCGAAGAGAAGCAGGCGGCCTGA
- the rplX gene encoding 50S ribosomal protein L24 has protein sequence MSAAKIKKGDKIVVLAGKDKGRTGAVLQVMPKADKVLVEGINVHAKHRKPDQSNPQGGIERKPAPLHISNVAVADKDGKPTRVRFEDRDGKKVRVAVKSGEVL, from the coding sequence ATGAGCGCTGCCAAGATCAAGAAGGGCGACAAGATCGTCGTCCTGGCTGGCAAGGACAAGGGCCGTACCGGCGCTGTCCTGCAAGTGATGCCCAAGGCCGACAAGGTTCTTGTTGAAGGCATCAACGTGCATGCGAAGCATCGCAAGCCCGACCAGTCGAACCCGCAGGGTGGCATCGAGCGCAAGCCCGCGCCGCTCCACATTTCGAACGTGGCGGTCGCCGACAAGGATGGCAAGCCGACCCGCGTTCGTTTCGAGGATCGCGACGGCAAGAAGGTCCGTGTCGCCGTCAAGTCCGGTGAGGTGCTGTAA
- the rplN gene encoding 50S ribosomal protein L14, which produces MIQMQSNLDVADNSGAKRVQCIKVLGGSKRRFASVGDIIVVSIKEAAPRGKVKKGDVHRAVIVRTAKDVRRADGSVIRFDGNAAVLINKNEEPIGTRIFGPVVRELRAKKHMKIISLAPEVL; this is translated from the coding sequence ATGATCCAGATGCAATCCAATCTTGACGTCGCTGACAACAGCGGCGCCAAGCGCGTCCAGTGCATCAAGGTGCTGGGCGGCTCGAAGCGTCGCTTCGCGAGCGTAGGCGACATCATCGTCGTCTCGATCAAGGAAGCAGCGCCTCGCGGCAAGGTGAAGAAGGGTGACGTGCATCGTGCCGTCATCGTGCGTACCGCCAAGGACGTGCGTCGCGCTGATGGCAGCGTGATTCGCTTCGACGGCAACGCCGCTGTGCTTATCAACAAGAACGAGGAGCCGATCGGCACCCGTATCTTTGGCCCGGTCGTTCGCGAACTGCGCGCCAAGAAGCACATGAAGATCATCTCGCTCGCTCCTGAGGTGCTGTAA
- the rpsQ gene encoding 30S ribosomal protein S17, giving the protein MPKRVLTGTVVSDKTDKTVVVRVERKVKHALYGKIIRRSKKYHAHDEGNVYKEGETVRIEETAPISKLKTWKVIERVDTHKSPEVAA; this is encoded by the coding sequence ATGCCCAAGCGCGTGCTGACGGGAACGGTGGTTTCCGACAAGACCGACAAGACGGTGGTGGTTCGTGTAGAGCGCAAGGTTAAGCATGCGCTCTACGGCAAGATTATCCGCCGTTCGAAGAAATATCACGCCCATGACGAGGGCAATGTCTACAAGGAAGGCGAGACGGTCCGCATTGAGGAAACCGCCCCGATTTCCAAGCTCAAGACCTGGAAGGTCATCGAGCGCGTGGACACCCACAAGTCGCCGGAGGTTGCCGCCTAA